CTCCCGCAGGGTCCACACCGCCCGCTGGGGCGGCACGGTCAGGAAGAGCAGGGTGAGGTGCCACCAGGGATCCCGCTTGCTGGTGTCCCGCTGGATATCCTGGACCACGGCGTAGAGGGCCTGATTCTCCTTGTGAAAGGCCACCAGGACGATATCGCCGGGAACGGTTTCGGCCTTGAAGGGCAGAAGGCTGCGAAGCTGGCGCACGATTTCTTCCATGGCCCTTCCTTACCACAGGGGCCGGCCGGGGTGCAACCGGCGGCGCGCGGTTGGACGGCGCCTGGCGGCCTGTGCTATAAGGGCAGAAACAGGCTCCCTGCCACCTGCCAAGGAGATCCGCCCATGCGCCGTGCTGCCCCTGTGTTGATCCTTGCCGCTCTTGTGCTCGCCACCCCCCAGCTTGCCCCAGCCACCCCGGGCTTGCAGAAGCTGTTTGTGGCCCATTACCCGAAGGCCAAGGGTGGCGCCCTGGACAGCTGCACCACCTGCCACATGCCGGCGGCCAAGGACTTCCTCAATGCCTATGGCCTGGTGCTCAAGGAGAAGGCCATGGACTTCGCCGCCGCCGAGGGGGGCGACGCCGACGGGGATGGCAAGACCAGCGGCGAGGAGATCGCCACCGGCGGCTGGCCGGGCTCCCAGGCCCAGGCCCTCGAGCTCTTCGTCTTCACCAACAAGCGGGGCACCATCACCTTTGATCACGAGCGCCATT
This genomic interval from Thermodesulfobacteriota bacterium contains the following:
- a CDS encoding cytochrome c3 family protein, coding for MRRAAPVLILAALVLATPQLAPATPGLQKLFVAHYPKAKGGALDSCTTCHMPAAKDFLNAYGLVLKEKAMDFAAAEGGDADGDGKTSGEEIATGGWPGSQAQALELFVFTNKRGTITFDHERHSTVPAYLPAGKCDTCHGPELFPRLFDDAVSVKEIAHSRCLGCHKDAKGSRAPGKCAGCHGDKGRE